The genome window TTGTCGTAATTACTCTTTTAACAACTATGGGTACACAGATCAGAGGCTTCTTCCAGACTATAGTCACTGCTCTCGGAGGCTGACATGACTATGCAAAAATGCCCTATCTGGCAGCAGGTAGGGCATTTTTAGAATTTACAGGCAAACCAGGTTCATTGGAGGTGAAGTAATGTACTGTTTAAAAAGAAAAAAACAGGGAGGCCAGTCGGTTGTAGAAACAGCGCTTGTACTACCAATAATCATAGTTATTTTGATGGGTATTATAGACTTTGGATTGCTGTTTAACAACTACCTGATCATGTCTAATGCTTCCAGGGAAGCCGCAAGAAGTGCTGCTGTGGGTTTGACGGATGTTCAAATCAGAGTAGTAGTGACCAATCTTACAGTTTCATTGCAGCAAACAAAGCTAAGAACTACTATCTATCCTTCAGAATCCATCAGGAAAAAGGGTGACGAAGTATCCGTAACAATAGAGTATGAGAACATGTTGCTGACACCGATAATCGGTTCAATAATTCCAAATCCGGTACATTTGAAGAGTAAAACCGTGATGAGGATGGAATAAATTCTACAGGTACAAAGGATGATCGGTATGGGTAAAGAAAAATTGAGTGTAAAATGCTTTATAAATAATAAAGGGAGCACCCCGATAATCATAATATGTACTACGCTTATAGTAATATTGGGATCCGCGGTAATCGCTGACATAGCCTATGCTGCTGTTGAAAATTTCAGGCTCAAGAAGGGTGCGGAAAAATCAGCCAGATACGGTGCAGAGTTATTGATTACCGATAGAAGTAATGCTGAAAATATGATTAGGAAATATGCAGTAAAAACCATCAGTGAATTGAACGAGCTTGATATAAATATATCCGGCAATTCAAAAGAATTGACTGTAAAGCTCGAAAAACCTTTTGGATACATCTTTTTGCAATTAATAGGATTTAAAGAAAAACAGATAAAAGCAAAATGCACCGCAAGAGTATCAAATGTCTGTTCGGTAGTAGGAATAAGACCTTTTGCTATAACAAGGCAGAAGTTTATATATGGGAAGGAATATGTCCTTTCTAATAAGAAATCGGACGAAAATATTGTTTCAATAATTCCTATAGATCTGGGAAAACGCAGTTTAAAAGCAAATATTGTGTACGGTTATAGGAAATCACTACAGGTAGGAGACGGTGTGTATGCCTTAAAGGATAACATATACAATAGCACAAAGGAGGGATTTAAGACATTTTTTGAAATATACGGAGATACAAAAAAAAATTATTCCGGTAGTACAATAAATGAAAAAATGATAGTGATTTTGCCGGTAGTAGATAAGTTTGGACTGTCGGGAGAAAGTACTATGGAAATAAAAGGCTTTACTGCTTTTTTTATTAAGGGCTTTGAAGAATATAAAGGCTATATAAAGTTAAGAGGAACTTTCTTGAGGAAAACAATAAAGGGAAGTACCAGTGATGGTATAGAAGATTTTGGCCTTACGGGTATAAGGATTGTCCATTGATTAGTTATTACCAGTTTCTTAAGGGGGATACTTATGGAATCTGTAAATAAGAAAGTAATATTTTTAGCATTGATTATGGCTCTGGTTACTTCATTTTTAGTTTATACGTACGTAAAGAAGGCTACTACAAAGCCGGAAACTGTCGAATATACCAAAGTTTATGTTGCAGCTAAAACCATGCCTGCAAAATATAAAGTACAGGAAGATGATCTGAAGGAGGCAAAGGTAACCAGAGAACTTGTAAATGTCAGCGCTGTATTGAATAAGGCAGATATTATCGGAAAGAGAATAAAAGACAGAATAATAGAAGGCGAGCAGATTTTAAGAGATAGATTGGTAGAAGATAAGATGCTGAACCTTGCCTACAATGTCCCTGATGGAAAAAGAGCGGTAAGTATAGCAGTTACGGAAGAAATACAGGTTGCAAATCTTATCAAGCCTGATGATATGGTTGATGTAGTAGCAAGCTTTGAGTTCGACAAGGATGAAGGAACTATAAAAGTAACAAGGACTATTGTACAAAATGTCCAAATCCTTGCTTTAGGACAGGAAATGACAGTTTCAGAGGAAAAAAAGGAAGAGCTTCCCAAAACTGTGACACTTGCTGTATCACCCTCTGATGCAGAGAAAGTAATATATGCAGCGGAATTTGGTAGGATAAGGCTTGCCTTAAGAAATGCAGAAGATAAAAGACAGTCGAATCCGGAAGGCGTTATAAAGAAAGATATTATGCCAAATAAAGCATTGATGCAGGGAGCTGCCAAACAATAAACATAAATAAACCCGCAGACGATGGATGGTTAAGGGGGAGAATGGTATGGAAAAGATTAAAATAGTTATTGTAGATGATACAGAAGAAACAAGAAATAATATTAAGGCCCTGTTATCCTTTGAAAAGCGGATAGAGGTCATCGGAGAAGCGGAAAATGGGGAGGAAGCCGTATTTATAACACAGGAAGCAAGGCCTGATATAGTTCTTATGGATATAAACATGCCGGTAATGGATGGTATAAGGGCCACAGAAGAAATCTCTCTGAATGTGCCTGAAACAACGGTTATTATTATGTCTGTGCAAGGGGAAAATGAGTACATGAGAAAGGCTATGACGGCAGGTGCAAGAGATTTTCTGAACAAGCCTTTTTCTGGTGACGATCTGGTGAGGACAATTATTAAAACTTATGAAATTGAACACAAGAGAAGAGAGCATACTGTTGTGCAAAAGGATATAGAGGTAGTAAAGTCAAAAGTCATAACGGTATTCAGTACTAAAGGCGGAGTAGGAAAAACTACGATAGCCTCAAATCTGGCAGTAAGTCTGGCTAGAGCAACAAAAAAGAAAGTTGCTTTAGTAGATCTGGACCTGCAATTTGGTGATGTGGCAATTATGCTTAATGTATCGGTAAAAAATACTATCAGTGACCTTATTAAGGAAATTAACCAGCTAGATGAAGATCTGATGGATGAATACCTGGTAACACACTTTTCTGGGGTGCGGGTACTTGCAGCACCTGTCAAACCTGAGTATGCAGAGTACATAACAGCGATGCATATAGAAAAGATAATCAATACCTTAAAGGCAAGTAATCATTACATAGTGATCGATACCTCTGCAAGCTTCCACGAAACTGTACTTGCGTCTCTTGACATGTCTGATAGGATACTGATGATCTCAACATTGGACCTTCCAACTATTAAGAACATAAAATCCGGTCTGGACGTAATGGATTCCCTGCATTACCCCAAGGATAAAATAAAAGTTATATTGAATAAGGCGTCTGAGCAATATGGTATAAAATACAAGGATTTTGAAAATACAATTAAGCATCCTATCTGGTCGCTTATACCAGAAGACAGCCAGACTGTCATAACATCAGCCAATAAAGGATTTCCTTTCGTAATGACAAGAACAGAAACAAAGGTAGCTAAAGCAATAACCACAATGGCCGGAGAAATAATAAATGAAAAAGAAATTTCAGAAAAGGATGGCAGTATATTCAAGAAGATATTCGGACTATAAAATGCTGGGACTTTGACGGGGGTGTTTGTCATGTCGCTTATGGAAAGGCTGCAAAAGGAAAGAATCACGGAAACCAGTGAAAATAAAAGCCAGAAGGTGAAAAAGGTACAATCACTTCAAAAGGAAGATCCTTTCCAGGATATAAAGGAAAAGATTCATATAAAAATCATAGATGAAATAAAAGCTGATACACTAAAATCAATAGATCAGGAAAATGGAGAAGAAGAACTTGAACAGGAAATCACAGCTATTGTTGAAAATGTATTGAATGAAGAGGGAACGTACATTTCAAAGGCTGAAAGGCAAAAGATCATCTCTGAAATAATAGATGAGACTATTGGGTTTGGTCCGATAAATCCTTTGATTCAAGACCCCGCGGTATCTGAAATAATGGTAAACGGACCTGATATGGTATATGTTGAAAAGAAGGGAAAGCTGGTTTTAAGCGATGTAAATTTTAAGGATGATCAGCATGTGATGCATGTTATTGAAAAAATTGTTGCTCCTCTAGGCAGGAGAATCGATGAGAGTTCTCCTATGGTCGACGCGAGACTTCCAAACGGTTCGCGCGTAAACATAATCATTCCTCCATTGGCATTGAACGGACCAACTATTACGATAAGAAAATTTTCTGATAAGCCTTATACTGTAAAAGACCTGATAAACTTCGGGACAATAACTCCAAATCTGGCTATGTTTCTGAAAGCTTGTGTAGAAGCAAGACTTAACATAGTAGTTTCGGGAGGTACCGGCAGCGGTAAGACAACAACTCTGAATGTCATTTCATCCTTTATCCCTGAAGATGAAAGGATAGTTACTATAGAGGATGCAGCCGAACTGCAGCTCAGGCAGGAGCACATAGTAAAACTTGAAACGCGTCCTGCCAATATAGAGGGAAAAGGTGCAGTCACAATAAGAGATCTGGTAAGAAACTCGCTCCGTATGCGTCCTGACAGGATTGTAGTAGGTGAGGTAAGGAGCGGAGAGGCTCTTGATATGCTTCAGGCTATGAATACAGGCCATGACGGCTCTCTGACTACCGGACATGCCAATACCCCAAGAGATATGCTCGCAAGGCTAGAAACAATGGTGCTTATGGCGGGAATGGATCTGCCTGTCAGAGCTATAAGGGAGCAGATAGCATCTGCTGTTGACCTGATAGTGCAGCAGTCCAGATTAAGGGACGGAAGCAGGAGAATAACACATATTACTGAAGTACTGGGCATGGAAGGTGAAGTAATAACCCTTCAGGATTTATTCATTTTCAGGCAGACAGGAAAGGATGAGAAGGGGAAGATAACGGGAGAAATCGTACCTACAGGAATAAAACCCAGGTTTCTTGACAAGTTTGAAAGAGCAGGCATCGGGATACCACAGGATTTGTTTATTCCGTAAAAACAGGAGGTATTGCTATGTTGCAATTGATTGCAGTAGCTACATTTATTACAGTAATAATGTTTTTATTTCCTATTCTTAAGGTTCTGGCAGTAAAAAAGAACTCTATAAACAGGATAAAAAAATATATTAACATGGAGGAATTAAGGGAAGAAAAGAAGAAAAGCAGTAATAAGGAGCTTAAAATCGGATTTGGTATTATCTCAAAGAAAATAGGAAATGCGCGTTTCCTGGATGGGTATAAAAAGAATATACAGATGAAGCTGACTAGAGCTCATATACTTCTCAAACCTGAAGAATACATTACAGTATGCTTGTTTTTTTTCACCGCTGCAGCCCTTGTTACTTTTCTCATAACAAGTAAAGAAGCATTTAATAGAGCCATTCTCCTTTCCGTGGGGGCAGGTATGATTGGGTGGTTGCTCCCCACGTTTTTTTTAAAGTCAAAAATAAAGAGAAGGTTAAAACAACTCAATGATCAGCTTTGTGATGCTATTACACTGATATCCAATTCGCTGAAAGCAGGTTACAGTTTTTTTCAAGCAGTTGATACAGTAGCGAAGGAAATGAACGGCCCTATTTCTGATGAATTTTTATTAATGCAAAAAGAGGTAAACCTGGGTACGACAACGGAAAAGGCATTGGAAAATCTGGTAGCCCGTGTCGACAGTGATGATCTGGAACTTGTTGTGACAGCTGTATTGATTCAAAGACAGGTCGGTGGAAATCTGTCGGAAGTCCTGGACAACATATCAACTACGATCAGGGAGAGAATCAAAATAAAGGGTGAAATAAGAACGGTTACCGCTCAGGGAAGAATGTCCGGGATCATAATATCATTATTACCTCCGGCGCTCGGACTGATACTTTTTGTAGTAAATCCTCAGCATGTGGGGATGCTGTTCAATAACCCTATAGGCTTGGGAATACTGGTATTTTCAATATTTATGGAGCTTATAGGCATTTATTTCATAACTCAGATTGTAAAAATTGATGTATAGGCAGATGATAATCAAATATTAGCATTTTGGGGGATGATTCTATGCTTCTGTTTTTGACAGTTACAATGACATTTATGACAGTTTACTTCGTTTTTTATACAGTCATCAAAACACTTTTCAGAAATAAAAATACGATTGGGATCAGACTGGAGAAGATATCCAAAGAGGATATGAAGAGTAATGACAGTGAGCTAAACCAGCCTCTGTTCATCCGTATAATAAAACCTGTACTGGATGATATAAGCAAGACCATACTTAAAATAACTCCCAAAGAGTTTGTAAATGCCTTTGATAAAAAGGTGATAATGGCAGGAAATCCATTTAATCTAACTGTAAAAGACTGGATCAACTTTCAGGTTGTAATCATATTATGCCTTCCCTTGCTGTCAATTGCACTGGGTTATTACAGAGATATGGAAGTAAGAAGTATTTTGTTTCTGATAATGGTAGAAATTTCTCTTGGTTTGATCCTTCCAAATCTTATACTAAACAAAAAAGTTGCTGACAGGCAAAAGAGTATACGGAATTCACTTCCCGACATATTGGATTTGCTTACGGTAAGTGTAGAAGCAGGACTGGGGTTTGATGGTGCCCTAGCTAGAGTAATTGAGAAAATGCCCGGTCCTCTTGCAACAGAATTTGGCGGAGTGCTGCAGGAAATCAAGGTGGGAAAGCAGAAAAGGGATGCACTAAGAGATATGGCTGAAAGGGTTGGGGTACAGGATCTTACGACATTTATAAGTTCAATAATCCAGGCGGATCAACTAGGGGTCAGTATAGGTAATGTACTGAGAATACAGTCAGAGCAAATGAGACAGAAAAGGAGACAGAGGGCACAGGAAAAAGCCATGAAGGCCCCGGTAAAGATGTTGATTCCCATGATACTTTTCATTTTTCCGACTATTTTTTCCGTACTGATTGGTCCGGTAATAATCAATATTGCTAATATGCTTATGAAATAACACGTTTATTGATGTTGAAATAAAAATTGTATAATTCTTAAAACATTTTATTGACACCAAATATAGTTGCATAGTAATATATTGAATAATAGGCGATAGGCCAAGGGCAGTTGCGTCTGAAATGTCCTGGCTTATTTTTATAAGTAATAAGGCTATGAAGGGGATAAGTAATCAAAGGA of Clostridia bacterium contains these proteins:
- a CDS encoding Flp family type IVb pilin — encoded protein: MMKMLKAMSRNKKGQGMVEYGLIIGLIAVVVITLLTTMGTQIRGFFQTIVTALGG
- a CDS encoding pilus assembly protein, which codes for MYCLKRKKQGGQSVVETALVLPIIIVILMGIIDFGLLFNNYLIMSNASREAARSAAVGLTDVQIRVVVTNLTVSLQQTKLRTTIYPSESIRKKGDEVSVTIEYENMLLTPIIGSIIPNPVHLKSKTVMRME
- the cpaB gene encoding Flp pilus assembly protein CpaB — translated: MESVNKKVIFLALIMALVTSFLVYTYVKKATTKPETVEYTKVYVAAKTMPAKYKVQEDDLKEAKVTRELVNVSAVLNKADIIGKRIKDRIIEGEQILRDRLVEDKMLNLAYNVPDGKRAVSIAVTEEIQVANLIKPDDMVDVVASFEFDKDEGTIKVTRTIVQNVQILALGQEMTVSEEKKEELPKTVTLAVSPSDAEKVIYAAEFGRIRLALRNAEDKRQSNPEGVIKKDIMPNKALMQGAAKQ
- a CDS encoding response regulator — protein: MEKIKIVIVDDTEETRNNIKALLSFEKRIEVIGEAENGEEAVFITQEARPDIVLMDINMPVMDGIRATEEISLNVPETTVIIMSVQGENEYMRKAMTAGARDFLNKPFSGDDLVRTIIKTYEIEHKRREHTVVQKDIEVVKSKVITVFSTKGGVGKTTIASNLAVSLARATKKKVALVDLDLQFGDVAIMLNVSVKNTISDLIKEINQLDEDLMDEYLVTHFSGVRVLAAPVKPEYAEYITAMHIEKIINTLKASNHYIVIDTSASFHETVLASLDMSDRILMISTLDLPTIKNIKSGLDVMDSLHYPKDKIKVILNKASEQYGIKYKDFENTIKHPIWSLIPEDSQTVITSANKGFPFVMTRTETKVAKAITTMAGEIINEKEISEKDGSIFKKIFGL
- a CDS encoding CpaF family protein yields the protein MSLMERLQKERITETSENKSQKVKKVQSLQKEDPFQDIKEKIHIKIIDEIKADTLKSIDQENGEEELEQEITAIVENVLNEEGTYISKAERQKIISEIIDETIGFGPINPLIQDPAVSEIMVNGPDMVYVEKKGKLVLSDVNFKDDQHVMHVIEKIVAPLGRRIDESSPMVDARLPNGSRVNIIIPPLALNGPTITIRKFSDKPYTVKDLINFGTITPNLAMFLKACVEARLNIVVSGGTGSGKTTTLNVISSFIPEDERIVTIEDAAELQLRQEHIVKLETRPANIEGKGAVTIRDLVRNSLRMRPDRIVVGEVRSGEALDMLQAMNTGHDGSLTTGHANTPRDMLARLETMVLMAGMDLPVRAIREQIASAVDLIVQQSRLRDGSRRITHITEVLGMEGEVITLQDLFIFRQTGKDEKGKITGEIVPTGIKPRFLDKFERAGIGIPQDLFIP
- a CDS encoding type II secretion system F family protein, which codes for MLQLIAVATFITVIMFLFPILKVLAVKKNSINRIKKYINMEELREEKKKSSNKELKIGFGIISKKIGNARFLDGYKKNIQMKLTRAHILLKPEEYITVCLFFFTAAALVTFLITSKEAFNRAILLSVGAGMIGWLLPTFFLKSKIKRRLKQLNDQLCDAITLISNSLKAGYSFFQAVDTVAKEMNGPISDEFLLMQKEVNLGTTTEKALENLVARVDSDDLELVVTAVLIQRQVGGNLSEVLDNISTTIRERIKIKGEIRTVTAQGRMSGIIISLLPPALGLILFVVNPQHVGMLFNNPIGLGILVFSIFMELIGIYFITQIVKIDV
- a CDS encoding type II secretion system F family protein, coding for MLLFLTVTMTFMTVYFVFYTVIKTLFRNKNTIGIRLEKISKEDMKSNDSELNQPLFIRIIKPVLDDISKTILKITPKEFVNAFDKKVIMAGNPFNLTVKDWINFQVVIILCLPLLSIALGYYRDMEVRSILFLIMVEISLGLILPNLILNKKVADRQKSIRNSLPDILDLLTVSVEAGLGFDGALARVIEKMPGPLATEFGGVLQEIKVGKQKRDALRDMAERVGVQDLTTFISSIIQADQLGVSIGNVLRIQSEQMRQKRRQRAQEKAMKAPVKMLIPMILFIFPTIFSVLIGPVIINIANMLMK